DNA sequence from the Ruminococcus albus 7 = DSM 20455 genome:
ACGCTATCCCCGACAGATGCACCGTTGCTTATAAAGACGGTACTTCATCTGTCACCGAGGGTCATTCCGCCCACGGCTCACGCCCCGAAAACGGCGATAATGCAGTTACAAAATTCCTCTCGGGCTATGTGGGAAATAACGCGCTCCTGCTGGGTCTTAAAAAGCTGTTCCCCCACGGCGAATTTGACGGCACTACCTGCGGACTGGGCTTTGAAGACAGCGTATCAGGCAAGATGACCTGCGCTCTCACTGTCCTTAAAACCAAGGAAGACAGACTTTGCGGCGGTATTGATATCCGTTTCCCCATTGACCGTTCCTATGACGAGATAAGCACTATCATCAAAGATGCAGTCTGCGGTATCGGCTTCGAGATAGATACCTGCGAGGGCATGGAACCCCACTACGTCGATGAAAACAGCGATTTCGTTCAGGCACTCCTCAGAGTTTACGAAAGAGTAAAAGGCGAAAAAGGCTCCTGTATCGCAGAGGGCGGTATAACCTATGTCCATAATACCCCCGGCGCCGTAGCCTTCGGTGCAGAGTTCCCCTGGGAGAATAATAATATGCACGGCGATGATGAACATATCTCCATGGATACTTTCAGACTAAACCTGAATATGTACGCCAACGCCATCACCGAACTCTGCCTCATCGACTGACAGTAATATAAACCCGCAGGATCTCACACGGGTGTTAATACAGAATATTTGCGGTAACTACTGGAGGAAACCTTTCTGAAGAAAGGTTATCCTCCAGACCTCTTTCCAAAGACTTCTATTTCTATTTGGCAGGGGCAGACATTCTCTCGAAGAACAGAGAATGTCTGCTTTTTGCTGTGCTATAAAAGTATAGCTGCCCCTGACAAATAGAGTTAAAAGTTTTCGGAAAGGAGTTTGAGGGAAACCCTTTTTCAAAAGGGTTTCCCTCAATAATTATCACAAACGCTCTATATCGGCACCCGTGTAAGATCCTACGGGCTGTTTTCTTTCAGTGCTAGGCTCATGCCGAGTTCCAGGGCGATAAACTCGCCGTTTTCGCAGATCTCGTCGCTTATCTCGCACATCAGCAGACCGTATGCTCTGCTGCCGCATAGTATGGGGAAGGTGATATACCCGTTACTTTTGACTGAAAGCTCGTTGCGGAGAAAAATATCTGCTGTTCTGCATTTCTGTCTGTCCTCCGAAAGCATATAGAGGTCTCCCGAGCGCATAATGCATTTGAGGTAGATATACTCCGGAAAAGTAGGATTATTTTCGCCGTCGAGATCCAGAGGCTTATCAAAAATATACACCGCGGCATTTGGGAGTCCCAGCTTGTCAAAGCTTCTGAATATGCTGTCACAGCCGTTTCCGCCCACAGCAGACACAATGAACTCCTGTAGTTTTATGCGGCTGTAAGTGTGTTCCCGTTCTCGGGATATCAGTGCTTTGGCCTGTGTAACTATGGCTCTGTCCTTCATGCGTGAGAACAGTCTGTTTATCAGTGTCGAGGCTGATTGTGAGTGCGATGCATTGTTTATGCCGATCTGAACTCTGCCTATGCTTGCTATCAGCTTGTTTGAGTCAGTATACTGCATAGCACCCTTATCAAAGAACTTGTCTATCATCCTGCACAGCTCGTCATAGGTCTCAAGGCTCATATACCTGTGCTTGCATGATATCAGCATAGGCGACATGAATTCAAAGAACAGCCTTTTCAGGTCAACGTTCTCCGTGTCTATGGATTCCAGTCTGTACCTGTAGAAGCAGTCATTGAACATTCTGTATATGAAAGAAGTCTCTGCTTTGGTCAGTTCAATGGTGTTGTAGTCGTACATCTCGTATGGCATCGAGGCTCTGCCGAAAAGCCTTGTGGGTACGGTGTCCGATCTTACCTCGTTACCCTCCATCATTTCCAGCAGCAGTTCAAGTGCCCTTCGTCCCAGTGATATCTTGTCCGCACCCACCGAAGACAGGGGCGGGTCAAGGTTGCTGGACATACGTGTATTATCAAAGCCGAATACCATCACGTCCGAGCCTATCTTTTTATCGCGTGCTTTCAGTACTTTGTAAAGTCCCTTAGCCGAAGAATCGTTAACACAGAATATCGCCTGCACATCAGGGTTCCTGTCCAGCAGTCTTTCGGCAGCCTCCACGGAATTCTCTGTCATATCCGAAGGTTCAAACTGATCCTCGCTGTATTGCAGTCTGTAGTCCTTCAGGCATTTTATGAATATCTGTTTTCTTGCTCGGGCGTCCTTGTTGTCATCTCTGCCCCCGAGCATACATATCTTGGTCAGCCCCTGAGCGTTTGCGATATATTCTATCGCCTCGCGTATGCCGCTTTCGTTGTCGTAGTTCACCGTGATAACGTTTTTCAGGTCTGATGCGACCAGCACCACAGGCACCTTTTTTATCTTGGACATAAAGCTCTCGTACAGTCCGGGAGTGTTCTTGTCCCTTTCGTTTACACTTCCGAGGTGTATCACAAAACCGTCTATATCGCAGCGCTCGCTAAGACTGAATATCTTGTTTACTACAGTCTTGTGTCTGTGCAGATTTTCTTCATCTTTGCCGTCATCGTGTTTTCCGGGCAGCACTATAAGCCTTATCTTCCTGTTTGAAGGTATGGCGTTGGCTAAACTCTTTACCAGCTCTCTTGAAAAATCACTGCTGACATCCTCAAGCATCATGCAGATTATCTTTTCGTTCTTTTTAATGTTCTTCATTGTTCTACCCCGCTATAATTCGGGACCGGGTCTTGAGAACAGATATCCCTGTGAGAGATCTATGCCGTATCTCAGCAGCAGATCCTGTATCTCCTGATTTTCAACAAACTCCGCAACGATACGGAATTTGTGACTGCTCAGCTTTTTCCAGTCCGCGATCAGCGCTATAAGATTGGCGCACTGTTCGTCCACTGTGCATTTGCGTACTATTGATCCGTCTATCTTCAGATAGTCTGAATGTATATTCGCGATATGCTGCAGGTTTGAAAATCCGCTGCCGAAATCGTCTATGGATATCTCGCCCCCCAGATCGTGTATCATGTCAACAAATGTCACAAGGGTGTTGTAGTCATCTATGTCCTCATTTTCCAGCAGCTCGAATACGAAGTTTTCGGGGTGCTTCACCGTCGTGAGGAAATCGTATATGTAGTCCACTATCTCGTGGTTCTTCACATCCCTCATACCAAGGTTTATGCTTACGCTCTTATCCGTTATATCCCTGAATTTGTTAAACACCTTGGTTATCATTATCTTTGAGAGTGAATCGTACAGCAGTCCGTAGGCTCTCGCCACTTCTAGGAAGCTTCCTGGATAGTATATTTTGCCGTTCTCATCCTCCAGCCTCATCAGCGATTCGTAGTGATGT
Encoded proteins:
- a CDS encoding M20/M25/M40 family metallo-hydrolase, which encodes MDKTQLAAAFAEYFDKHMDEILSDLGEIIAIESIADENSDVRPFGEGSAKALAWGEAKLKSLGMTTKNFDNYAVRGDFNTDGEPVLGILAHLDTVPVSSNWSYSPFELTRKDGVLYGRGTIDDKGPATAVLWAVKAIRDMGLPMKNFRVIFGGNEENGCTDMEYYESCEKFPPMVFTPDGSFPVLNCEKGMVHMTFSAPFKDSEIVSVDAGMAINAIPDRCTVAYKDGTSSVTEGHSAHGSRPENGDNAVTKFLSGYVGNNALLLGLKKLFPHGEFDGTTCGLGFEDSVSGKMTCALTVLKTKEDRLCGGIDIRFPIDRSYDEISTIIKDAVCGIGFEIDTCEGMEPHYVDENSDFVQALLRVYERVKGEKGSCIAEGGITYVHNTPGAVAFGAEFPWENNNMHGDDEHISMDTFRLNLNMYANAITELCLID
- a CDS encoding LacI family DNA-binding transcriptional regulator, with product MKNIKKNEKIICMMLEDVSSDFSRELVKSLANAIPSNRKIRLIVLPGKHDDGKDEENLHRHKTVVNKIFSLSERCDIDGFVIHLGSVNERDKNTPGLYESFMSKIKKVPVVLVASDLKNVITVNYDNESGIREAIEYIANAQGLTKICMLGGRDDNKDARARKQIFIKCLKDYRLQYSEDQFEPSDMTENSVEAAERLLDRNPDVQAIFCVNDSSAKGLYKVLKARDKKIGSDVMVFGFDNTRMSSNLDPPLSSVGADKISLGRRALELLLEMMEGNEVRSDTVPTRLFGRASMPYEMYDYNTIELTKAETSFIYRMFNDCFYRYRLESIDTENVDLKRLFFEFMSPMLISCKHRYMSLETYDELCRMIDKFFDKGAMQYTDSNKLIASIGRVQIGINNASHSQSASTLINRLFSRMKDRAIVTQAKALISREREHTYSRIKLQEFIVSAVGGNGCDSIFRSFDKLGLPNAAVYIFDKPLDLDGENNPTFPEYIYLKCIMRSGDLYMLSEDRQKCRTADIFLRNELSVKSNGYITFPILCGSRAYGLLMCEISDEICENGEFIALELGMSLALKENSP